The Pan paniscus chromosome 1, NHGRI_mPanPan1-v2.0_pri, whole genome shotgun sequence genome has a segment encoding these proteins:
- the LSM10 gene encoding U7 snRNA-associated Sm-like protein LSm10, producing the protein MAVSHSVKERTISENSLIILLQGLQGRVTTVDLRDESVAHGRIDNVDAFMNIRLAKVTYTDRWGHQVKLDDLFVTGRNVRYVHIPDDVNITSTIEQQLQIIHRVRNFGGKGQGRWEFPPKNCK; encoded by the coding sequence ATGGCGGTGAGCCATTCAGTGAAGGAGCGGACCATCTCTGAGAACAGCCTCATCATCCTACTGCAGGGCCTCCAGGGCCGGGTAACCACTGTGGACCTGCGGGATGAGAGCGTGGCCCACGGGCGCATAGACAATGTCGATGCTTTCATGAACATCCGCCTGGCCAAAGTCACCTACACGGACCGTTGGGGGCATCAGGTCAAGCTGGATGACCTCTTTGTGACAGGCCGCAATGTCCGCTACGTCCACATCCCAGATGACGTGAACATCACCTCGACCATTGAGCAGCAGCTGCAGATTATCCATCGGGTGCGAAACTTTGGTGGCAAGGGCCAAGGCCGGTGGGAATTTCCCCCAAAAAACTGTAAGTGA